In Belonocnema kinseyi isolate 2016_QV_RU_SX_M_011 chromosome 4, B_treatae_v1, whole genome shotgun sequence, a single window of DNA contains:
- the LOC117171149 gene encoding uncharacterized protein LOC117171149, which yields MRNRRIRPGLDAEVVLAIKACVKKWCQGRFFALEETAQNVKRVPDYISYYTHDLRNTWKNTGKLIDEEETDVQKIIPAEQDHFTATNETALIDDEINLILDSSERD from the exons ATGCGCAACAGGCGGATCAGGCCGGGTTTGGATGCTGAAGTGGTACTAGCAATTAAAG CCTGCGTGAAAAAATGGTGCCAGGGGAGATTTTTCGCCCTAGAGGAAACCGCTCAGAATGTAAAGCGGGTTCCAGACTACATCTCCTACTATACACATGACCTGCGAAACACGTGGAAAAACACGGGAA AACTCATTGATGAGGAGGAAACTGATGTCCAGAAAATAATTCCTGCAGAACAGGATCACTTTACTGCAACTAACGAAACCGCATTAATTGATGacgaaatcaatttaattttggatTCTTCTGAACGAGATTGA